The following coding sequences lie in one Arachis ipaensis cultivar K30076 chromosome B05, Araip1.1, whole genome shotgun sequence genomic window:
- the LOC107643632 gene encoding ninja-family protein AFP3, translating to MLNHHHFHPHPYHHHQMENYPRDLLQRFVDVSTSAGNTSEDITQIQQEQQHHQQAKEYVEEKEAEDADEEVELNLGLSLGGRFGVDKDAKKKLTRSSSIVGTMPLFREDRPTEPSHVAAYPAALMRTSSLPTETEEEWRKRKELQTLRRMEAKRRRSEKQRVVRSEKESGGGAGAGIGSGLEELEGGAGASATTMGLNRFGSSNLAAQPFGVPNWGARQVVLGDVLGKGKIGDSGGFQGLFAQPSSQCSAESQGGSSSSVSEMESKPFLGRSSCGEARSPASNQSLQERRSSQDAVGGSGAKTNENVSRSSRAEMDNPSKKPNKAREIGTNSMEDMPCVFTKGDGPNGKRIEGILYKYGKGEEVRIMCVCHGDFLSPAEFVKHAGGGDVAHPLRHIVVNPSAAPFL from the exons ATGTTGAATCATCATCACTTTCATCCTCATccatatcatcatcatcagatGGAGAATTACCCAAGAGATCTACTTCAGAGATTCGTTGACGTGTCAACTAGTGCTGGTAACACTAGTGAAGATATCACACAAATACAACAAGAACAACAGCATCATCAGCAAGCTAAAGAGTatgtagaagaaaaagaagcagaaGATGCCGATGAAGAAGTTGAGCTGAACCTAGGTCTCTCTTTAGGGGGTAGATTCGGCGTTGACAAGGACGCAAAGAAGAAGCTCACGCGCTCTTCTTCAATAGTTGGTACAATGCCTCTTTTCCGGGAAGACCGGCCGACGGAGCCGTCACATGTGGCAGCGTATCCAGCGGCGCTGATGAGGACATCATCACTGCCGACGGAGACTGAGGAGGAGTGGAGGAAGAGGAAGGAATTGCAGACTTTGCGGCGGATGGAGGCCAAGAGGAGGAGATCCGAGAAGCAGAGAGTTGTGCGGTCGGAGAAGGAATCCGGTGGTGGCGCCGGAGCCGGAATCGGTAGTGGTTTGGAAGAATTGGAGGGTGGTGCAGGTGCAAGTGCAACAACAATGGGTTTGAATAGATTCGGTTCTTCAAATTTGGCGGCACAACCTTTTGGGGTGCCAAATTGGGGTGCAAGGCAAGTGGTTCTTGGTGATGTTTTGGGAAAAGGGAAAATTGGTGATAGTGGCGGCTTTCAGGGTTTGTTTGCACAACCTTCTTCTCAATGTTCTGCAGAATCTCAAGGGGGAAGTTCCTCATCAGTGTCTGAAATGGAGAGCAAGCCTTTTCTAG GACGGAGCAGTTGTGGTGAAGCTAGAAGCCCTGCTAGTAATCAGTCCTTACAGGAACGAAGAAGCAGTCAGGATGCTGTTGGGGGTTCAGGGGCGAAGACAAACGAGAATGTGAGCAGAAGTTCCAGAGCTGAGATGGATAATCCATCTAAGAAACCGAACAAGGCGAGAGAAATTGGGACAAATTCAATGGAAGACATGCCTTGTGTATTTACAAAAGGGGATGGCCCTAATGGAAAAAGGATAGAGGGTATCTTGTACAAATATGGTAAAGGAGAGGAAGTGAGGATAATGTGTGTGTGCCATGGAGATTTTCTCTCCCCAGCAGAGTTTGTTAAGCATGCTGGTGGTGGTGATGTTGCTCACCCACTAAGGCACATTGTTGTAAACCCTTCTGCTGCTCCTTTTTTGTGA